From the Candidatus Syntrophosphaera sp. genome, one window contains:
- a CDS encoding bifunctional 5,10-methylenetetrahydrofolate dehydrogenase/5,10-methenyltetrahydrofolate cyclohydrolase has translation MEKVLSGKPIAARIKANIKAWVQECELAPKMFLIQLGKDPAAEFYVQNIIATGAKLGCEVKLLDLPADTSQSQLLAEIRTANADSSIHGIMIQKPLPGHIEDGIVASSVAPEKDIDCLNPVNLGKIILEEDGLVPATPLAVLSMLKYYRITVQGARVLIIGRSSIVGKPLANMLLWKKSYANASVTVCHSRSKNLKELTRSADIVIAALGRPEFVTADMIKENCVLIDVGINEKIAPDGKSRYVGDVDYNSCLDKALAITPVPGGVGSVTTPLLFLNLLKACMAASGQNKTVDDFLGLIFDDI, from the coding sequence ATGGAAAAAGTGCTTTCCGGTAAACCAATTGCGGCCAGGATAAAAGCCAACATCAAAGCCTGGGTGCAAGAATGCGAACTGGCCCCCAAAATGTTCCTCATTCAGTTGGGAAAAGATCCGGCGGCGGAATTCTATGTCCAAAACATCATCGCCACCGGAGCCAAACTCGGCTGTGAGGTCAAGCTGCTGGATCTGCCTGCCGATACCAGCCAGTCACAACTGCTGGCCGAAATCCGCACAGCCAACGCCGATTCCAGCATCCACGGGATCATGATCCAAAAACCCCTGCCTGGGCACATCGAAGATGGGATCGTCGCTTCCAGCGTGGCCCCGGAAAAGGATATCGATTGCCTGAATCCCGTGAATCTGGGCAAGATCATCCTGGAAGAGGACGGATTGGTTCCCGCCACACCCTTGGCCGTGCTTAGCATGCTAAAGTATTATCGGATAACCGTGCAGGGAGCGCGGGTCCTGATAATTGGTCGCAGCAGCATTGTGGGCAAACCCTTGGCCAATATGCTGCTTTGGAAAAAGAGCTACGCCAATGCCAGCGTTACGGTCTGCCACAGCCGCAGCAAAAACCTGAAGGAACTGACCAGATCGGCCGATATTGTGATCGCCGCCCTGGGCAGGCCGGAATTCGTCACAGCGGACATGATCAAGGAAAACTGCGTTCTCATCGACGTGGGCATAAACGAAAAGATCGCTCCGGACGGCAAATCCCGCTATGTGGGCGATGTGGATTACAACTCCTGCCTGGACAAGGCTTTGGCGATCACGCCAGTCCCCGGCGGAGTGGGCAGCGTGACCACCCCCCTGCTGTTCCTGAACCTGCTTAAAGCCTGCATGGCCGCCAGCGGGCAAAATAAAACTGTTGACGATTTTCTCGGCCTTATTTTTGATGATATTTAG
- the rny gene encoding ribonuclease Y: protein MQINRIILLAVGFALGLLIALIIYLIRRGSTFRLISQAKQIAEEIKLSARKEVETAKKAALLEAKDEWFKQKRVLEDEIKDRQKELRIQEKKYSDRIASLDKRLDALDKKEGNLSDQEKRLKNKEEEISRRGQEFDRIINEQQSRLSEIAGLSREEAIRVMREELINQARQVAATDAKLTIEQIKLDTSKKAAEILSTAIQRLAVDYVSESTVSVVSLPSDEMKGRIIGREGRNIRTFEKASGVDLIIDDTPEAVVLSCFDPVRREIARLSLEKLISDGRIHPGRIEEVISKTGKEMEENLIKIGEKAVLETNIHNISANLIKILGRLHYRTSYGQNVLKHSLEAAWICGILAAELNLDQEIARRAGLLHDIGKAVDQEFDGTHAIIGANLARKNGESKLIVNAIEAHHEEVEATSVYAALVQASDAISGARPGARREMLETYMQRLAKLEEIANSVQGVNKSYAIQAGRELRIIVEPAMVEDAQTSLLATEIAAQIEKEVQYPGQIKVTVIRETRQIAMAK, encoded by the coding sequence ATGCAGATAAATAGGATAATATTGCTGGCAGTGGGCTTTGCCCTTGGGCTGCTCATTGCCCTGATCATTTACCTCATCCGGCGGGGCAGCACTTTCCGCCTGATATCACAGGCCAAACAGATCGCTGAGGAGATCAAGCTCTCAGCCCGAAAAGAGGTCGAGACGGCGAAAAAAGCCGCCCTCCTCGAAGCAAAGGACGAATGGTTCAAGCAAAAACGCGTCCTCGAGGACGAGATCAAGGACCGCCAGAAAGAGCTGCGCATCCAGGAAAAGAAATACAGCGACCGGATCGCCAGCCTGGACAAGAGGCTGGACGCGCTGGACAAAAAGGAAGGCAACCTTAGTGACCAGGAAAAAAGGCTGAAGAACAAGGAAGAAGAGATCAGCCGGCGCGGCCAGGAATTTGACCGGATCATCAATGAACAGCAGTCCAGGCTTTCCGAGATCGCCGGACTCAGCCGCGAGGAAGCGATCCGGGTCATGCGCGAGGAATTGATCAATCAGGCACGCCAGGTGGCTGCCACCGACGCCAAACTGACGATCGAGCAGATCAAGCTGGACACCAGCAAGAAAGCGGCGGAAATACTCTCCACCGCCATCCAGCGCCTGGCAGTTGACTATGTCTCCGAATCCACGGTCTCAGTGGTGTCGCTCCCTTCCGATGAAATGAAAGGCAGGATAATTGGCCGCGAAGGCAGGAACATCCGCACCTTTGAAAAGGCCTCTGGGGTCGACCTGATCATCGACGACACCCCGGAAGCGGTGGTGCTTTCCTGCTTCGATCCGGTGCGCCGCGAAATAGCGCGCCTTTCCTTGGAAAAACTGATCTCGGACGGACGCATCCATCCCGGGCGGATCGAGGAAGTGATCTCCAAAACCGGCAAGGAAATGGAGGAAAACCTGATCAAGATCGGCGAGAAAGCCGTGCTGGAAACCAATATCCACAACATCTCCGCCAACCTGATCAAGATCCTGGGCCGCCTGCATTACCGTACATCATACGGCCAGAACGTGTTGAAGCATTCGCTCGAGGCCGCCTGGATCTGCGGCATCCTCGCCGCGGAATTGAACCTGGACCAGGAAATAGCCCGCCGCGCCGGTTTGCTGCACGATATCGGCAAAGCCGTGGACCAGGAATTTGACGGCACGCATGCCATCATCGGCGCCAACCTGGCCCGCAAGAACGGGGAAAGCAAACTGATCGTCAACGCGATCGAAGCCCACCATGAAGAGGTTGAGGCGACATCCGTCTATGCCGCTTTGGTCCAGGCTTCCGACGCGATCTCCGGCGCGCGTCCCGGTGCCCGCAGGGAAATGCTCGAAACCTACATGCAGCGCCTGGCCAAGCTGGAAGAGATCGCCAATTCCGTGCAGGGGGTAAATAAATCCTATGCCATCCAGGCCGGCCGCGAATTGCGCATCATAGTCGAACCAGCCATGGTCGAGGATGCCCAAACCTCTCTTCTGGCCACCGAGATCGCCGCCCAGATCGAGAAGGAAGTGCAGTATCCCGGTCAGATCAAGGTCACCGTCATCCGGGAAACCCGGCAGATCGCAATGGCAAAATGA
- the zapA gene encoding cell division protein ZapA, producing the protein MKSVEVEIFGRRFRLRSDNPKETQAVAGAIDSELNQLRELYENLDFTKLLLLLALKKQDEISSLQTRTSELEKELDRLNQMVGKFVGDI; encoded by the coding sequence ATGAAATCGGTTGAAGTTGAGATCTTTGGGCGCAGATTTCGCCTGCGCAGCGATAATCCGAAGGAAACCCAGGCGGTCGCCGGGGCCATCGATTCGGAACTCAATCAGTTGCGCGAGCTCTACGAAAACCTCGATTTCACCAAGTTATTGCTCCTGCTTGCCCTAAAAAAGCAAGATGAGATCAGTTCCCTGCAAACCCGGACCAGCGAATTGGAAAAGGAATTGGACCGGCTGAACCAGATGGTGGGAAAGTTTGTGGGGGATATATGA
- a CDS encoding TIGR00282 family metallophosphoesterase gives MRILFSGDVYGKAGRQVLYDHMPQLKEEFGADFVVINGENLADGRGLTEKTSKPLLNLGVDAITGGNHLWDRGDSWDYIRSNPAIVKALNFPDTTPGNPSCTIVKGDKQLTVITLCGQMFMAPCDSPFIALERWLEANPDRSKCVLLDFHAESTAEKRALAWFADGHVSALLGTHTHIQTADEEILPLGTAYITDVGMTGAHDSVIGVKKNIIIDKFRHALPSRYESSDQGLQINAVYLELDPATGQALRIERIRRPVNLPAIATE, from the coding sequence ATCAGGATCCTCTTTTCCGGCGACGTTTACGGCAAAGCCGGACGCCAGGTGCTATATGACCACATGCCGCAGTTGAAAGAAGAATTTGGCGCGGATTTTGTGGTCATCAACGGAGAAAATCTGGCTGACGGCCGCGGCCTGACGGAGAAAACCTCGAAACCCCTGCTCAATCTCGGTGTGGACGCCATCACGGGCGGCAACCATCTTTGGGACAGAGGAGATTCCTGGGATTATATCCGCAGCAATCCGGCGATCGTCAAGGCCCTCAATTTCCCCGACACCACACCCGGTAATCCCTCTTGCACCATTGTCAAAGGGGATAAGCAACTCACCGTCATCACCCTTTGCGGGCAGATGTTCATGGCCCCCTGCGATTCTCCTTTCATAGCTCTGGAGCGCTGGCTGGAGGCCAATCCAGACCGGAGCAAGTGCGTCCTGCTGGATTTTCACGCGGAATCCACCGCCGAAAAGCGCGCCCTGGCCTGGTTCGCGGACGGCCACGTATCCGCGCTCCTGGGCACCCACACGCACATCCAGACAGCCGACGAAGAGATCCTGCCCTTGGGAACCGCCTATATCACCGATGTCGGCATGACCGGCGCGCATGACAGCGTGATCGGGGTCAAGAAAAACATCATCATCGATAAATTCAGGCATGCCCTGCCATCCCGCTACGAATCTTCAGATCAGGGCTTGCAGATCAACGCGGTTTATCTGGAGCTTGATCCGGCCACTGGCCAAGCGCTCAGGATTGAGCGGATCAGGCGCCCGGTGAATCTGCCAGCCATCGCCACAGAATAG